GCTTTCGAGATGGGAATCACATTTCGAACGAGTAAAACTCCAAAGACATGCGCCCAACAATACACATTAATTCCCACCACAATTGGTCTCGTTATGAAGCGGCTGTAAATAAATGGATAGCAGATTGCCATATATCGGTCAAACTGTGCAAACAGAAATGTCAGGAGGTTGATCCCAAGCAATGAGGGCAAGATAGTATAAGTAGCATTTCTCGAAGGATATCCTTCGTACACGTCAAACAAACCGAGGTAGTACACCGAAAAGCCAACCAGCGTATCACAAATGCTAGTGTTCACCATGAAAATGAACCTATTTTGAATGCGAAGTGTTTCTGTGGCCAATATTCCGATTGTCACGGTGCCGGATAAGAGGACAGCTGCTGTTCCAAGCAACAGCTGAAAAATAAAGATGAGGTAATCCAGAGGACTGTCAAAATCGACTGCAAGAGGCACACCCCCTGCGTCTGTGATATTGAGGCCATACAGCATCGTTTTGGTTCGTGCTGCCAATGTCACACCGATTGTTTTATACAGTAGCCTATTTTCTCTGGAGAGCTCATGTTCGTTTTCCGCCTccgatttttctttctttgcacAGACATGAATGCTTGAAACATGTAGGCCTAGTCCAAACCTACTACACCGCCCTTTGTATTTTCTAAACTTTTGTTGGAAACAGGAGACaagtaggcctaggcctaataTTTTTGATGGATCCCTTTCATTCTCAAAGCCATTGTGCCTCAttaacaagtaggcctactatttagGCTAATGAAGGTATCAGGATACAACTTTGTCAGCGGAGTTTCGGATTACATTACGGGGTACACTCGGGGCTCAGCCCTCAGGCCTTTTACTTAGAAAACAAGCTCTATTTTGGTTCCCCGTGGAATCTAGCACCTTATGTTCAAATACATAGATGTTTGGTCATAATCATGGACATCTGGACCATTGAACTGCTGTATCGCAAAAAAAAATTACCTGATTAATTCTGAATAGTCaaattataataaattataattatataattatataggaATAAGTAATAGTATAATCACAGTTCTTTACAGCTGCTATCATCAAACAAACTTTACTACAGAGAAGAAAAACTTTTTCATCTATTGAGTGTGTTGGAATATTAAATAGCCTACTCtttcaaggacacacacacacacagacacgcacacacacacacacgcacacgcacgcacgcacccacacccacacccacacccacacacacacacacacacacacacacacacacacacacacacacacacacccagatggcatttcgggggagggggtgcAGGCGCCCCGACCAACCAGTAGGGATCGCTAATGCATCGACCAGGACACAACGTTTTATACCTGCCTCATCTAATCTAATGAACACAGATACTGTAGGACCATTATTAAGACTATAA
Above is a genomic segment from Gadus morhua chromosome 6, gadMor3.0, whole genome shotgun sequence containing:
- the LOC115545812 gene encoding trace amine-associated receptor 2-like; translation: MLYGLNITDAGGVPLAVDFDSPLDYLIFIFQLLLGTAAVLLSGTVTIGILATETLRIQNRFIFMVNTSICDTLVGFSVYYLGLFDVYEGYPSRNATYTILPSLLGINLLTFLFAQFDRYMAICYPFIYSRFITRPIVVGINVYCWAHVFGVLLVRNVIPISKATDLFVFSILYLQLVILTKVIMTIKLYFVAKYQLERDPPSAERDSKKESLKIIFFVVVIFLLLWMPSIINIVLRLMFGMGLNFVNEALNPFATLARLSAVCTSAVYVWGSPALREAMRRTVWGRVCPRCNRR